From one Ictalurus punctatus breed USDA103 chromosome 20, Coco_2.0, whole genome shotgun sequence genomic stretch:
- the ccdc18 gene encoding coiled-coil domain-containing protein 18 isoform X2, which translates to MCNSDRELVEDVLSLRNQLRRTERNLQALGEELSQSENDSVDGITEHKSGSGSDGYVTFDDLHKPGALKASSYPGRVARSSTPKPAGQKTRARAHSSDCRPRSDRDMETEAAQLRRKLSSVREENSSLVMENRQLISDLEAAQIEIASSKSKMRVLGSTIGARTSSVSIMKERILDLEAQLEAQATALREADLKRAAREQTALQCNRAVEKLEEELNAVKSELRDKTRQWKRTEQQRNQALRNAERLTAAFRDYKEDVAEKLKKVIENESKLKASLIECDREREELEKRCTEVERERERTSHSLRELKEARVHSEALSAERQELQGRVRQASEQLGRLQRELEQKETQLQEVEGLRREREDLRLLTACQEQRLTQTHRDVEQARAELASLENVLDMLHLRENRDGELCVNPCLLPSLTSTAVTENLQHKPGERYGKLLAALQSVEKEKARQASAARSLQDRLSRAQEEISSLQTSITQRASHYQQLHNQLLDKAAQATTLEKELKKKSARLVVVEKQLQEKSAAYSQAAIKTSQLEQEIMEKDSSIDHYQSLLKKTQSEYRQAAETSKMAETHRCRELEDRMEVLRSRLAQSRAEVAALKQTVSDLQSEKQEVEHQAGLLQASVDRLTQEMEMKNVRSEEAARAFEEQALESASRMKFVESELSCCKEELSDGLRRVEEVKQQYEKQLELKNSELAVLQEAVRSRTLACESSSEENVQLQRSMQRQHAMLQESTSRIAQLEYSQSHLQSQVSQLEQELERERTTSLHQLRRKQVEVEEAKQEVQKKEKQTAELSSSITQLSSEMNACREELSDMEKELLQLRRDSSSKATQLSQMEETLQETRGMLDKKSEMVVDLEEKLHRSETDRRNSLQRARLLEEQLNTVRGELSDTLGHLEELRDVLQRTQLAADQRQATIHQLTAELRESQQELEERNHEVLDMDTALKERQGELQQRAELLGQLDVVIKEHKLEMERKVEHLQEVQEKTERKLREREKQVGFLTEKLELVKSQLQGKEDLEKSALELGQQLRVCREQLQKSAQDLQDTHTRCDALSRQLDSVSQQERQKETDVQQLREKLRVVEKWRLQGEAQLQTTITELQHELQQQREEHNREVSALQQTRGQLLKVSEQISVSLRSSQEQLEEARADAAELHTQLRSTQQLLQHANETLLVKESEIARLQAKISSLERASELHSSTLHHESGTFPPLSPPLKDPAPNVPPSVNDPLGRSSISSSSWREASSDVSLELSESLKASVKAALKPPGSPCSGWQGLSHTELSSGSDMTFNPLTYMLDGEEPEEAEMDSLSGMLRFVNQTLALQEQHSDTHVQAS; encoded by the exons ATGTGTAACTCCGACCGAGAGCTGGTTGAAGATGTGCTGTCCTTGAGAAATCAGTTGAGAAGAACCGAGAGGAACCTACAGGCTCTGGGAGAAGAGTTAAG CCAGTCGGAAAATGACAGCGTCGACGGCATCACTGAGCACAAAAGCGGGAGCGGATCAGACGGTTACGTCACCTTTGACGATCTTCACAAGCCTGGCGCCTTGAAAGCATCTTCATATCCAGGAAGAGTGGCGAGATCCAGCACGCCGAAGCCGGCGGGACAGAAAACCCGTGCAAGAGCgcacagctctgactgtagg CCCCGCTCAGACCGAGACATGGAGACCGAGGCGGCTCAGCTCAGGAGGAAGCTCAGCTCGGTGAGGGAGGAGAACTCGTCTCTGGTGATGGAGAACAGGCAGCTGATCAGTGACCTGGAGGCCGCGCAGATCGAGATCGCCAGCTCCAAGTCTAAG ATGCGTGTTCTCGGTTCCACCATAGGTGCACGGACCTCCAGCGTTTCCATCATGAAGGAGCGAATCCTGGACTTGGAGGCACAGCTGGAAGCTCAAGCCACAGCTTTACG GGAAGCGGACCTGAAGCGTGCAGCGCGCGAACAGACCGCGCTGCAGTGTAACAGAGCGGTGGAGAAACTTGAAGAAGAGCTGAACGCGGTGAAATCGGAGCTGCGTGATAAAACTCGGCAGTGGAAGCG GACGGAGCAGCAGAGGAACCAAGCTCTCCGAAACGCAGAGAGACTCACCGCGGCTTTCAGAGACTACAAAGAAGACGTTGCTGAAAAATTAAAGAAG GTGATTGAGAATGAGAGCAAGCTGAAGGCGAGTTTAATCGAGTGCGACCGAGAAAGAGAGGAGCTGGAGAAAAGATGTAcggaggtggagagagagagggagaggacgAGTCACAGCCTGAG gGAGCTGAAGGAAGCACGAGTCCATTCCGAGGCTCTCTCCGCCGAGCGCCAGGAGCTGCAGGGCCGAGTCCGGCAGGCGTCGGAGCAGCTGGGTCGCCTGCAGAGGGAGCTGGAGCAGAAGGAGACGCAGCTGCAGGAGGTGGAAGGACtcaggagggagagggaggaccTGCGACTCCTCACGGCGTGTCAGGAACAGAGGCTGACTCAGACTCACAGGGACGTGGAGCAGGCCAGAGCGGAGCTGGCCAGTCTGGAGAACGTTCTGGACATGTTGCATCTCCGAGAG AATCGAGATGGAGAGTTGTGTGTGAATCCCTGTCTTTTACCCTCGCTGACTTCGACCGCAGTCACAGAGAATCTCCAACACAAGCCAG GTGAGCGGTACGGGAAGCTGCTGGCGGCGCTGCAGAGCGTGGAGAAGGAGAAGGCGAGGCAGGCGAGCGCCGCACGGAGCCTGCAGGACAGACTGAGCCGAGCGCAGGAAGAGATCTCGTCCCTCCAGACCTCCATCACTCAGAGGGCCTCTCACTACCAACAGCTTCACAACCAGCTCCTGGATAAAGCTGCTCAGGCCACCACGCTGGAGAAAGAG ctgaaGAAGAAGAGCGCTCGTCTGGTTGTGGTGGAGAAACAGCTGCAGGAGAAAAGTGCCGCTTACTCACAGGCTGCTATTAAAACCAGCCAGCTGGAGCAGGAGATcatg GAAAAGGACAGCAGCATAGATCACTACCAGTCGCTCCTAAAGAAGACACAGAGCGAATACCGGCAGGCTGCGGAGACCTCCAAGATGGCCGAAACGCACAGATGCAGGGAACTGGAGGACAGGATGGAGGTG TTGCGGTCGCGTCTGGCTCAGAGTCGGGCCGAAGTAGCGGCGTTGAAGCAGACCGTGTCCGATCTCCAGtcagagaaacaggaagtagaaCATCAGGCCGGTTTACTGCAGGCGTCTGTGGATCGGCTCACACAG GAAATGGAGATGAAGAACGTGCGTAGTGAAGAAGCAGCGCGTGCTTTTGAAGAGCAGGCCTTGGAGTCGGCTTctaga ATGAAGTTCGTGGAGTCGGAGCTGTCGTGCTGTAAGGAGGAGCTGAGCGACGGCCTGCGGCGGGTCGAGGAGGTCAAGCAGCAGTACGAGAAGCAGCTGGAGCTGAAGAACTCGGAG ttggCAGTTCTGCAGGAGGCGGTGAGGAGCAGAACGCTGGCCTGTGAGAGCTCGAGTGAGGAGAACGTGCAGCTGCAGCGCTCCATGCAGAGACAGCACGCCATGTTGCAGGAGAGCACCAGCCGCATCGCACAGCTCGAGTATAGCCAGAGTCACCTGCAGagccag GTTTCTCAGCTGGAGCAGGAGCTGGAGAGGGAACGCACCACGTCGTTACACCAGCTCAGGAGGAagcaggtggaggtggaggaggccAAGCAGGAGGTGCAGAAGAAGGAGAAGCAAACTGCTGAACTCTCTTCTTCCATAAC gcAGCTGAGCTCCGAGATGAACGCATGCAGAGAGGAGCTTTCAGACATGGAGAAGGAGCTGCTGCAGCTGAGGAGGGACAGCAGCTCTAAAGCcacacagctcagtcagatGGAGGAGACGCTGCAGGAGACCCGGGGCATGCTGGATAAGAAGAGTGAAATGG TGGTGGACCTGGAGGAGAAGCTCCACCGGAGCGAGACGGACAGGCGGAACTCTCTGCAGCGGGCTCGCCTGTTGGAGGAGCAGTTAAACACGGTGCGCGGCGAGCTGTCCGACACGCTCGGCCACCTGGAGGAGCTGAGGGACGTGCTGCAGAGGACTCAGCTCGCCGCCGACCAGCGGCAGGCCACCATCCACCAGCTCACCGCAGAGCTCAG ggAGAGCCAGCAAGAGCTGGAGGAGAGGAATCATGAGGTGTTGGATATGGACACTGCACTGAAGGAGAGACAGGGGGAACTGCAGCAGAGAGCAGAGCTG CTCGGACAGCTGGATGTGGTCATTAAGGAGCATAAGctggagatggagaggaaggtGGAACATCTGCAGGAGGTCCAGGAGAAGACCGAGAGAaagctcagagagagagagaaacag GTGGGGTTTCTGACTGAGAAGCTGGAATTGGTCAAATCCCAGCTCCAGGGGAAGGAGGATCTGGAAAAG agtgcGTTGGAGCTCGGTCAGCAGCTGCGTGTGTGTCGCGAGCAGCTCCAGAAGAGCGCTCAGGAtctgcaggacacacacactcgctgtgATGCTCTGAGCAGGCAGCTGGACAGCGTCTCACAGCAGGAGAGACAGAAG gAGACTGACGTGCAGCAGCTGCGGGAGAAGCTCCGTGTGGTTGAGAAGTGGCGGCTGCAGGGTGAGGCTCAGTTGCAGACCACAATCACCGAACTACAACATGAACTGCAGCAGCAAAGAGAAGAGCACAACAGAGAG GTGTCGGCTCTTCAGCAGACCCGTGGGCAGCTCCTGAAGGTGTCCGAGCAGATCTCCGTCAGCCTCCGAAGCTCTCAGGAGCAGCTGGAGGAAGCCAGAGCCGACGCCGCCGAGCTCCACACGCAGCTCCGGTCCACACAGCAGCTGTTACAGCACGCCAACGAAACGCTGCTCGTTAAG GAATCGGAGATCGCACGTCTCCAGGCGAAGATCTCCAGCCTCGAGAGAGCCTCCGAGCTCCACAGCTCCACGCTCCATCACGAGTCTGGCACATTTCctcccctctctcctcctctcaaaGACCCTGCGCCAAATGTCCCCCCTTCCGTCAACGACCCCCTCGGTCGCTCCAGCATCTCCTCCAGCTCCTGGAGGGAAGCCTCGTCAGACGTGTCTCTGGAGCTCTCGGAGAGCCTGAAGGCCAGCGTGAAGGCGGCTCTGAAGCCTCCGGGTTCCCCGTGCAGTGGCTGGCAGGGCCTGAGCCACACGGAGCTCTCCTCCGGCTCAGACATGACCTTCAACCCACTCACCTACATGCTGGATGGAGAGGAACCCGAGGAAGCGGAAATGGACTCTCTGTCAGGCATGCTGAGATTCGTTAATCAGACTCTGGCCCTGCAGGAACAGCACTCGGACACGCACGTCCAGGCAAGTTAG
- the ccdc18 gene encoding coiled-coil domain-containing protein 18 isoform X3 has product MCNSDRELVEDVLSLRNQLRRTERNLQALGEELSQSENDSVDGITEHKSGSGSDGYVTFDDLHKPGALKASSYPGRVARSSTPKPAGQKTRARAHSSDCRPRSDRDMETEAAQLRRKLSSVREENSSLVMENRQLISDLEAAQIEIASSKSKMRVLGSTIGARTSSVSIMKERILDLEAQLEAQATALREADLKRAAREQTALQCNRAVEKLEEELNAVKSELRDKTRQWKRTEQQRNQALRNAERLTAAFRDYKEDVAEKLKKVIENESKLKASLIECDREREELEKRCTEVERERERTSHSLSRELKEARVHSEALSAERQELQGRVRQASEQLGRLQRELEQKETQLQEVEGLRREREDLRLLTACQEQRLTQTHRDVEQARAELASLENVLDMLHLRENRDGELCVNPCLLPSLTSTAVTENLQHKPGERYGKLLAALQSVEKEKARQASAARSLQDRLSRAQEEISSLQTSITQRASHYQQLHNQLLDKAAQATTLEKELKKKSARLVVVEKQLQEKSAAYSQAAIKTSQLEQEIMEKDSSIDHYQSLLKKTQSEYRQAAETSKMAETHRCRELEDRMELRSRLAQSRAEVAALKQTVSDLQSEKQEVEHQAGLLQASVDRLTQEMEMKNVRSEEAARAFEEQALESASRMKFVESELSCCKEELSDGLRRVEEVKQQYEKQLELKNSELAVLQEAVRSRTLACESSSEENVQLQRSMQRQHAMLQESTSRIAQLEYSQSHLQSQVSQLEQELERERTTSLHQLRRKQVEVEEAKQEVQKKEKQTAELSSSITQLSSEMNACREELSDMEKELLQLRRDSSSKATQLSQMEETLQETRGMLDKKSEMVVDLEEKLHRSETDRRNSLQRARLLEEQLNTVRGELSDTLGHLEELRDVLQRTQLAADQRQATIHQLTAELRESQQELEERNHEVLDMDTALKERQGELQQRAELLGQLDVVIKEHKLEMERKVEHLQEVQEKTERKLREREKQVGFLTEKLELVKSQLQGKEDLEKSALELGQQLRVCREQLQKSAQDLQDTHTRCDALSRQLDSVSQQERQKETDVQQLREKLRVVEKWRLQGEAQLQTTITELQHELQQQREEHNREVSALQQTRGQLLKVSEQISVSLRSSQEQLEEARADAAELHTQLRSTQQLLQHANETLLVKESEIARLQAKISSLERASELHSSTLHHESGTFPPLSPPLKDPAPNVPPSVNDPLGRSSISSSSWREASSDVSLELSESLKASVKAALKPPGSPCSGWQGLSHTELSSGSDMTFNPLTYMLDGEEPEEAEMDSLSGMLRFVNQTLALQEQHSDTHVQAS; this is encoded by the exons ATGTGTAACTCCGACCGAGAGCTGGTTGAAGATGTGCTGTCCTTGAGAAATCAGTTGAGAAGAACCGAGAGGAACCTACAGGCTCTGGGAGAAGAGTTAAG CCAGTCGGAAAATGACAGCGTCGACGGCATCACTGAGCACAAAAGCGGGAGCGGATCAGACGGTTACGTCACCTTTGACGATCTTCACAAGCCTGGCGCCTTGAAAGCATCTTCATATCCAGGAAGAGTGGCGAGATCCAGCACGCCGAAGCCGGCGGGACAGAAAACCCGTGCAAGAGCgcacagctctgactgtagg CCCCGCTCAGACCGAGACATGGAGACCGAGGCGGCTCAGCTCAGGAGGAAGCTCAGCTCGGTGAGGGAGGAGAACTCGTCTCTGGTGATGGAGAACAGGCAGCTGATCAGTGACCTGGAGGCCGCGCAGATCGAGATCGCCAGCTCCAAGTCTAAG ATGCGTGTTCTCGGTTCCACCATAGGTGCACGGACCTCCAGCGTTTCCATCATGAAGGAGCGAATCCTGGACTTGGAGGCACAGCTGGAAGCTCAAGCCACAGCTTTACG GGAAGCGGACCTGAAGCGTGCAGCGCGCGAACAGACCGCGCTGCAGTGTAACAGAGCGGTGGAGAAACTTGAAGAAGAGCTGAACGCGGTGAAATCGGAGCTGCGTGATAAAACTCGGCAGTGGAAGCG GACGGAGCAGCAGAGGAACCAAGCTCTCCGAAACGCAGAGAGACTCACCGCGGCTTTCAGAGACTACAAAGAAGACGTTGCTGAAAAATTAAAGAAG GTGATTGAGAATGAGAGCAAGCTGAAGGCGAGTTTAATCGAGTGCGACCGAGAAAGAGAGGAGCTGGAGAAAAGATGTAcggaggtggagagagagagggagaggacgAGTCACAGCCTGAG taggGAGCTGAAGGAAGCACGAGTCCATTCCGAGGCTCTCTCCGCCGAGCGCCAGGAGCTGCAGGGCCGAGTCCGGCAGGCGTCGGAGCAGCTGGGTCGCCTGCAGAGGGAGCTGGAGCAGAAGGAGACGCAGCTGCAGGAGGTGGAAGGACtcaggagggagagggaggaccTGCGACTCCTCACGGCGTGTCAGGAACAGAGGCTGACTCAGACTCACAGGGACGTGGAGCAGGCCAGAGCGGAGCTGGCCAGTCTGGAGAACGTTCTGGACATGTTGCATCTCCGAGAG AATCGAGATGGAGAGTTGTGTGTGAATCCCTGTCTTTTACCCTCGCTGACTTCGACCGCAGTCACAGAGAATCTCCAACACAAGCCAG GTGAGCGGTACGGGAAGCTGCTGGCGGCGCTGCAGAGCGTGGAGAAGGAGAAGGCGAGGCAGGCGAGCGCCGCACGGAGCCTGCAGGACAGACTGAGCCGAGCGCAGGAAGAGATCTCGTCCCTCCAGACCTCCATCACTCAGAGGGCCTCTCACTACCAACAGCTTCACAACCAGCTCCTGGATAAAGCTGCTCAGGCCACCACGCTGGAGAAAGAG ctgaaGAAGAAGAGCGCTCGTCTGGTTGTGGTGGAGAAACAGCTGCAGGAGAAAAGTGCCGCTTACTCACAGGCTGCTATTAAAACCAGCCAGCTGGAGCAGGAGATcatg GAAAAGGACAGCAGCATAGATCACTACCAGTCGCTCCTAAAGAAGACACAGAGCGAATACCGGCAGGCTGCGGAGACCTCCAAGATGGCCGAAACGCACAGATGCAGGGAACTGGAGGACAGGATGGAG TTGCGGTCGCGTCTGGCTCAGAGTCGGGCCGAAGTAGCGGCGTTGAAGCAGACCGTGTCCGATCTCCAGtcagagaaacaggaagtagaaCATCAGGCCGGTTTACTGCAGGCGTCTGTGGATCGGCTCACACAG GAAATGGAGATGAAGAACGTGCGTAGTGAAGAAGCAGCGCGTGCTTTTGAAGAGCAGGCCTTGGAGTCGGCTTctaga ATGAAGTTCGTGGAGTCGGAGCTGTCGTGCTGTAAGGAGGAGCTGAGCGACGGCCTGCGGCGGGTCGAGGAGGTCAAGCAGCAGTACGAGAAGCAGCTGGAGCTGAAGAACTCGGAG ttggCAGTTCTGCAGGAGGCGGTGAGGAGCAGAACGCTGGCCTGTGAGAGCTCGAGTGAGGAGAACGTGCAGCTGCAGCGCTCCATGCAGAGACAGCACGCCATGTTGCAGGAGAGCACCAGCCGCATCGCACAGCTCGAGTATAGCCAGAGTCACCTGCAGagccag GTTTCTCAGCTGGAGCAGGAGCTGGAGAGGGAACGCACCACGTCGTTACACCAGCTCAGGAGGAagcaggtggaggtggaggaggccAAGCAGGAGGTGCAGAAGAAGGAGAAGCAAACTGCTGAACTCTCTTCTTCCATAAC gcAGCTGAGCTCCGAGATGAACGCATGCAGAGAGGAGCTTTCAGACATGGAGAAGGAGCTGCTGCAGCTGAGGAGGGACAGCAGCTCTAAAGCcacacagctcagtcagatGGAGGAGACGCTGCAGGAGACCCGGGGCATGCTGGATAAGAAGAGTGAAATGG TGGTGGACCTGGAGGAGAAGCTCCACCGGAGCGAGACGGACAGGCGGAACTCTCTGCAGCGGGCTCGCCTGTTGGAGGAGCAGTTAAACACGGTGCGCGGCGAGCTGTCCGACACGCTCGGCCACCTGGAGGAGCTGAGGGACGTGCTGCAGAGGACTCAGCTCGCCGCCGACCAGCGGCAGGCCACCATCCACCAGCTCACCGCAGAGCTCAG ggAGAGCCAGCAAGAGCTGGAGGAGAGGAATCATGAGGTGTTGGATATGGACACTGCACTGAAGGAGAGACAGGGGGAACTGCAGCAGAGAGCAGAGCTG CTCGGACAGCTGGATGTGGTCATTAAGGAGCATAAGctggagatggagaggaaggtGGAACATCTGCAGGAGGTCCAGGAGAAGACCGAGAGAaagctcagagagagagagaaacag GTGGGGTTTCTGACTGAGAAGCTGGAATTGGTCAAATCCCAGCTCCAGGGGAAGGAGGATCTGGAAAAG agtgcGTTGGAGCTCGGTCAGCAGCTGCGTGTGTGTCGCGAGCAGCTCCAGAAGAGCGCTCAGGAtctgcaggacacacacactcgctgtgATGCTCTGAGCAGGCAGCTGGACAGCGTCTCACAGCAGGAGAGACAGAAG gAGACTGACGTGCAGCAGCTGCGGGAGAAGCTCCGTGTGGTTGAGAAGTGGCGGCTGCAGGGTGAGGCTCAGTTGCAGACCACAATCACCGAACTACAACATGAACTGCAGCAGCAAAGAGAAGAGCACAACAGAGAG GTGTCGGCTCTTCAGCAGACCCGTGGGCAGCTCCTGAAGGTGTCCGAGCAGATCTCCGTCAGCCTCCGAAGCTCTCAGGAGCAGCTGGAGGAAGCCAGAGCCGACGCCGCCGAGCTCCACACGCAGCTCCGGTCCACACAGCAGCTGTTACAGCACGCCAACGAAACGCTGCTCGTTAAG GAATCGGAGATCGCACGTCTCCAGGCGAAGATCTCCAGCCTCGAGAGAGCCTCCGAGCTCCACAGCTCCACGCTCCATCACGAGTCTGGCACATTTCctcccctctctcctcctctcaaaGACCCTGCGCCAAATGTCCCCCCTTCCGTCAACGACCCCCTCGGTCGCTCCAGCATCTCCTCCAGCTCCTGGAGGGAAGCCTCGTCAGACGTGTCTCTGGAGCTCTCGGAGAGCCTGAAGGCCAGCGTGAAGGCGGCTCTGAAGCCTCCGGGTTCCCCGTGCAGTGGCTGGCAGGGCCTGAGCCACACGGAGCTCTCCTCCGGCTCAGACATGACCTTCAACCCACTCACCTACATGCTGGATGGAGAGGAACCCGAGGAAGCGGAAATGGACTCTCTGTCAGGCATGCTGAGATTCGTTAATCAGACTCTGGCCCTGCAGGAACAGCACTCGGACACGCACGTCCAGGCAAGTTAG